One genomic segment of Kordiimonas sp. SCSIO 12603 includes these proteins:
- a CDS encoding Ppx/GppA phosphatase family protein, which yields MSLEVKEDRSGNAASDNVKGSQASKNDRNRRRRRRGGKDHSGSKAPNHRVSARNDQTDPAVNRFTSRGVYSAIDLGTNNCRLLIAKPTRQGFRVIDAFSRIVRLGEGVSQNNRLSDEAMDRTIAALKVCAEKIARRNVTCMRHVATEACRVADNAEEFVARVKAETGINLDIISTGEEARLAVMGCQSLIAPGNKNALVFDIGGGSTELIWVRVLPGGGTEMRGWMSIPWGVVNLSEEYGEPGVRLPDEQYARMVGTVKDHLIEFEEAHDISEVVRRKKTQFLGTSGTVTTLASLHLELPRYIREKVDGAWMKSEDIKSLSRRVAQMTHEERSAQPCIGSERADLVVAGCAILEAILGMWQVPSLRVADRGIREGILRGLMQTGKMPIRADRRGKNKRRRNNG from the coding sequence ATGTCGTTGGAAGTAAAGGAAGATCGCAGCGGTAATGCGGCTTCTGACAATGTGAAAGGCTCTCAAGCCTCTAAGAACGATAGGAATAGACGCCGTCGCCGCCGTGGTGGGAAAGACCACTCCGGCTCGAAAGCTCCTAACCATCGTGTCTCTGCTCGTAATGACCAAACTGACCCAGCCGTTAATCGCTTTACAAGCCGAGGCGTATATAGTGCGATAGATTTAGGCACTAATAATTGTCGCCTGCTAATCGCAAAACCTACACGCCAAGGCTTTCGGGTTATTGATGCTTTTTCCAGAATCGTTCGCTTAGGTGAAGGGGTTTCCCAGAATAATCGATTATCTGACGAAGCAATGGACCGTACTATTGCTGCACTTAAAGTTTGCGCGGAAAAAATTGCGCGCCGAAATGTAACCTGTATGCGCCATGTAGCAACAGAGGCTTGCCGTGTGGCAGATAATGCCGAAGAGTTTGTTGCGCGGGTGAAGGCAGAAACAGGTATCAATCTTGATATTATTTCCACGGGTGAAGAAGCCCGGCTTGCTGTTATGGGGTGTCAGTCCTTAATCGCACCCGGTAATAAGAATGCATTGGTATTTGATATTGGCGGTGGAAGTACCGAATTGATTTGGGTTCGCGTACTACCGGGTGGTGGTACTGAAATGCGTGGTTGGATGTCTATCCCATGGGGGGTAGTAAATCTTTCTGAAGAATATGGCGAGCCGGGTGTGCGTCTACCAGACGAACAGTATGCCCGTATGGTTGGTACGGTGAAGGATCATCTTATCGAATTTGAAGAGGCTCATGATATTTCTGAGGTAGTGAGGCGTAAAAAAACCCAGTTTTTGGGAACGTCAGGTACAGTAACCACGCTTGCGAGTTTGCATTTGGAGTTGCCACGTTATATCCGCGAAAAAGTGGATGGCGCCTGGATGAAGTCAGAAGATATTAAATCCTTGAGCCGCCGTGTTGCGCAGATGACCCATGAAGAACGCTCAGCGCAGCCTTGTATTGGCTCTGAAAGAGCTGATTTGGTGGTTGCGGGGTGCGCAATACTTGAAGCTATCCTCGGAATGTGGCAGGTACCCAGCCTTCGTGTAGCTGACAGAGGTATCAGAGAAGGTATCTTACGCGGCTTGATGCAAACTGGTAAAATGCCCATACGCGCAGACAGGCGCGGTAAGAACAAGAGGCGCCGTAACAATGGCTAA
- a CDS encoding RlmE family RNA methyltransferase has protein sequence MAKGWNTESNPRSRARGAKVRVKTARGRKSSSTRWLQRQLNDPYVAEANRLGYRSRAAFKLIEIDERFEILKKAKRVVDLGCAPGGWTQVLTERLGEEAQIVGIDLQEVEPIPGANLWVMDFLSLDAEERLMKELDGPVDVVLSDMANAATGHKQTDQIRTMSLADAALDFAIKVLGEGGSFAAKVLAGGADATLMKKMQTHFKTVKHAKPPSSRAGSKEWFVVAQGFKGRKKPEDE, from the coding sequence ATGGCTAAAGGTTGGAATACCGAATCAAATCCACGTAGTAGAGCGCGCGGTGCGAAAGTGCGCGTGAAAACAGCGCGTGGCCGTAAATCATCTTCTACCCGTTGGTTGCAGCGTCAGTTGAATGACCCGTATGTAGCAGAGGCAAACCGCCTTGGTTACCGCTCGCGGGCAGCTTTTAAGCTTATTGAGATTGATGAACGCTTTGAAATCCTCAAGAAAGCTAAACGAGTTGTTGATCTTGGCTGTGCACCAGGTGGTTGGACACAGGTTCTAACGGAACGTCTTGGCGAAGAGGCGCAGATTGTTGGTATTGACCTTCAGGAAGTGGAACCAATCCCAGGCGCTAACCTCTGGGTTATGGATTTTCTGAGCTTGGATGCTGAAGAACGTTTGATGAAAGAGTTGGACGGACCTGTGGACGTTGTACTTTCAGATATGGCCAATGCTGCAACCGGGCATAAGCAGACGGATCAGATCAGAACTATGTCTCTGGCTGATGCCGCACTTGATTTTGCCATAAAAGTGCTGGGTGAGGGCGGAAGCTTCGCCGCGAAAGTACTGGCAGGCGGGGCTGATGCAACGCTTATGAAAAAGATGCAAACACACTTTAAAACAGTGAAGCATGCCAAACCGCCATCAAGCCGCGCGGGCTCCAAGGAATGGTTCGTTGTGGCACAGGGCTTTAAGGGTCGAAAAAAGCCTGAAGATGAATAG
- the guaB gene encoding IMP dehydrogenase: MDIRLGLTFDDVLLVPAASDVMPAQVDVRTNVTKSISLNIPLLSAAMDTVTEAPMAIGMAQAGGMGVIHRNMTDDEQAEMVRRVKKYESGMVVNPVTMYPDQSVADAMALMSRHKISGIPIVERGNGAGPKKLVGIITNRDVRFLTASEQPVSELMTKEVVKVREGVSSDEAKRLFHQHRIEKLIVVDGEDRCVGLITVKDMEKAVANPDACKDEQGRLRVAAATTVGDKGYERAGALVDAECDLIVLDTAHGHSARVVEQVEKIKKTWGHVQLVAGNVATAAAAEALIGAGADCIKVGIGPGSICTTRIVAGVGVPQLTAVSDVAKAADKHGIPIIADGGLRTSGDVAKAVAGGASVCMVGSLLAGTEEAPGEVFLYQGRSYKAYRGMGSVGAMARGSADRYFQDDVKDTLKLVPEGVEGQVPYKGPAGNVLHQLVGGLRASMGYTGSRTITDMRTGAEFVRITNSGLSESHVHDVTITRESPNYPSGR; this comes from the coding sequence ATGGATATTCGCCTCGGTCTTACCTTTGATGATGTTCTTCTCGTCCCAGCAGCTAGTGATGTAATGCCCGCCCAAGTGGATGTGCGCACAAACGTTACAAAAAGCATTAGCCTTAACATTCCCCTTCTTTCTGCCGCTATGGATACAGTGACAGAAGCGCCAATGGCTATTGGCATGGCGCAAGCAGGTGGTATGGGCGTTATTCACCGTAATATGACAGATGATGAGCAGGCCGAAATGGTCCGCCGCGTTAAAAAATACGAATCTGGTATGGTGGTGAACCCGGTTACGATGTATCCGGACCAATCAGTTGCTGATGCTATGGCGCTTATGAGCCGCCATAAAATCTCTGGTATTCCGATTGTTGAGCGCGGAAATGGTGCTGGTCCCAAAAAGCTTGTAGGTATCATCACAAACCGTGATGTTCGCTTCCTTACTGCGAGCGAACAGCCAGTTTCTGAGCTTATGACCAAAGAAGTGGTTAAGGTTCGCGAAGGTGTTTCCAGTGATGAAGCAAAACGCCTGTTCCATCAGCACCGCATTGAAAAACTGATTGTTGTTGATGGTGAAGACCGCTGTGTGGGGCTTATCACTGTTAAGGATATGGAAAAAGCGGTTGCTAACCCTGATGCTTGTAAAGATGAGCAGGGACGTCTCCGGGTTGCTGCGGCAACAACAGTAGGCGACAAGGGTTACGAACGCGCTGGTGCTCTCGTTGATGCAGAATGTGATTTGATCGTTCTTGATACAGCGCACGGCCATTCAGCACGTGTTGTTGAACAGGTTGAAAAGATCAAGAAAACTTGGGGCCATGTTCAGCTTGTGGCTGGTAACGTTGCAACAGCTGCTGCAGCTGAAGCGCTTATTGGCGCAGGCGCGGACTGTATTAAAGTTGGTATTGGCCCGGGCTCTATTTGTACAACACGTATCGTTGCTGGTGTTGGTGTACCACAGCTTACGGCGGTTTCTGATGTTGCAAAAGCAGCTGACAAACACGGTATTCCGATTATTGCTGATGGTGGCTTGCGTACATCTGGTGATGTGGCGAAAGCAGTAGCAGGCGGCGCGAGCGTGTGTATGGTTGGATCGCTCCTTGCTGGTACGGAAGAAGCACCAGGTGAAGTGTTCCTTTATCAAGGTCGTTCTTATAAAGCATACCGCGGCATGGGATCAGTTGGTGCGATGGCGCGTGGTTCTGCTGACCGTTATTTCCAGGACGATGTGAAAGATACACTGAAGCTTGTGCCAGAAGGTGTTGAAGGTCAGGTGCCATATAAAGGCCCCGCTGGAAATGTGCTTCACCAGCTTGTTGGCGGTCTTCGTGCCAGCATGGGTTACACAGGTAGCCGTACAATCACTGATATGCGTACTGGTGCTGAATTTGTTCGTATTACAAACTCTGGCCTCAGTGAAAGCCACGTTCACGATGTAACGATTACACGTGAATCGCCAAACTATCCTTCAGGAAGGTAA
- a CDS encoding RsmB/NOP family class I SAM-dependent RNA methyltransferase, producing MRPSARIAAFIELVEEIEGGIAASGAPADSIVNTYFRERRYAGSKDRRTISEWVYGYLRSRAYHLWALENVDAKLTARYAVLSYLAVESADMLPLFGEEDGYGPDALTEDEVDLIEKLQVLDAVPEEISANIPEWAQTGFKERFGKHAIEAAKALNTAASLDLRVNKFKAKREINDYLTLLPEGAERTSYSSLGLRSHTKPNLAGMKEYKAGEVEVQDEAAQLASLLVGAQPGMQVLDLCAGAGGKSLTVAGQMANKGQLYALDVSRKRLRECEKRIERAGARNIQVKLLNMDVESRTEALAGFKAACDRVYVDVPCTGTGTWRRSPDQRWRFSSDNLSDMYATQLGLLKEAAPLVKEGGRLIYMTCSVLPQENERIVSRFMKQQPEWKLVDYRNVWNEVLETEVPKSLSSMEECLQLAPHMHGTDGFFIAILQR from the coding sequence ATGCGGCCATCCGCAAGAATTGCAGCTTTTATAGAGCTGGTTGAGGAAATCGAAGGGGGCATCGCAGCAAGCGGTGCCCCTGCTGATTCTATCGTAAACACATATTTCCGCGAACGCCGTTACGCCGGTTCAAAAGATCGCCGCACTATCAGTGAGTGGGTTTATGGTTATCTGCGTTCGAGAGCTTATCACCTCTGGGCGCTTGAGAATGTAGATGCAAAGCTTACGGCACGTTATGCTGTGCTGTCCTATTTAGCCGTAGAATCTGCAGATATGCTGCCACTGTTTGGGGAAGAAGATGGTTACGGCCCTGATGCGCTGACTGAAGATGAAGTTGATCTAATAGAAAAGCTTCAGGTCCTTGATGCAGTACCGGAAGAGATTTCCGCAAATATTCCTGAATGGGCGCAAACTGGTTTTAAAGAGCGATTTGGTAAACACGCGATAGAAGCCGCAAAAGCGCTTAACACTGCAGCTTCTCTTGATCTTCGTGTCAACAAGTTTAAAGCCAAACGAGAGATCAATGATTATCTGACATTATTGCCAGAGGGCGCGGAGCGCACATCATATTCAAGCCTTGGCCTTCGATCTCATACCAAGCCAAACCTTGCAGGTATGAAGGAATATAAGGCTGGTGAAGTAGAAGTACAGGATGAAGCAGCGCAATTGGCTTCGCTTCTTGTTGGTGCTCAGCCCGGTATGCAGGTACTTGATCTTTGTGCTGGCGCTGGAGGTAAATCTCTCACAGTTGCAGGCCAAATGGCTAATAAAGGCCAACTCTATGCCTTGGATGTTTCGCGTAAACGGTTGCGTGAATGTGAAAAGCGGATTGAGCGAGCAGGGGCACGTAATATTCAGGTAAAGCTTCTGAATATGGATGTTGAGAGCCGGACTGAGGCACTCGCTGGGTTCAAAGCTGCCTGTGACCGTGTTTATGTGGATGTACCGTGTACGGGAACGGGCACTTGGCGCCGTAGCCCTGATCAGCGCTGGCGTTTCTCTAGTGATAACCTATCTGATATGTACGCAACACAATTAGGTTTACTTAAAGAAGCTGCGCCACTTGTCAAAGAAGGTGGTCGTCTGATTTACATGACATGTTCTGTGCTCCCGCAAGAAAATGAACGGATTGTAAGCCGGTTCATGAAACAGCAGCCTGAATGGAAGCTCGTTGATTACCGTAATGTATGGAATGAAGTGCTGGAAACAGAGGTACCTAAAAGCCTCTCCAGCATGGAAGAATGCTTGCAACTTGCTCCTCATATGCACGGTACTGACGGATTCTTTATCGCAATTTTACAGAGATAA
- a CDS encoding tetratricopeptide repeat protein, with amino-acid sequence MIVRSVFSVVVAVSLFAAPAFAQTNEKYKQVSEKYVAEANVALRSENNAQAQVLFERAIVANPANVTALIGLGQTHEAEGRIGRSLKYYRHALEIEPNALPALEAQALAFLKRDMIDRAESNLSKLSRLCPNGCKALDTVETSIEGYKARKADEDQKEQG; translated from the coding sequence ATGATTGTACGTTCCGTTTTTTCCGTTGTGGTAGCCGTTAGTTTATTTGCTGCACCAGCGTTTGCGCAAACAAATGAAAAATATAAGCAGGTTTCAGAAAAGTATGTAGCTGAAGCGAATGTTGCGCTTAGATCAGAGAATAATGCCCAAGCACAGGTTTTGTTTGAGCGTGCTATTGTAGCAAATCCTGCAAATGTGACCGCGTTAATTGGTCTTGGTCAAACCCATGAGGCGGAAGGTCGTATTGGCCGTAGCCTTAAGTATTACCGTCATGCGCTTGAGATCGAACCAAACGCACTGCCTGCTCTTGAGGCTCAGGCACTGGCATTTCTAAAGCGAGACATGATTGACAGAGCTGAAAGTAACCTTTCTAAGCTATCGCGTCTTTGCCCAAATGGCTGTAAGGCACTGGATACCGTTGAGACCAGTATTGAAGGCTATAAAGCTAGAAAAGCTGATGAGGATCAAAAAGAGCAAGGTTAA
- a CDS encoding M20/M25/M40 family metallo-hydrolase encodes MLLSKSLQAATAAALLFAAPVFAQQPDIADQTVDTAKMLRDAALKDDTAYNLLESLTTEIGPRLAGSPKEQEAIDWAIAKFKKLGFDKVYTEPVMVPYWERLSEHAEVLAPFTQPLHITALGKSVGTPEGGVTAEIAHFKTFEDLQKADASDIKGKIVFISNRMERHIDGAGYGPAVRARGAGAVEASKKGALAIVIRSIGTDSHRLPHTGGVNYVEGVKPIAAAALSNPDADLMERILTRGKPITLKLDIQVKHHGEVEMANVIGEITGREQPEDIVLIGGHLDSWDLGTGAVDDGAGVAITMATADLINRLAPQRPRKTIRVVLFAAEEIGLVGARQYAKVHGDDAGKHHQIGAESDFGAGPIWALASNVNRDSTFVVDKMAQLMRPLGVLRHERKSSGGPDVGQMGRAGMPTLDLMQDGTDYFDLHHTADDTLDKVKPEHMRKNVAAWAVFTYIAAEWPGEFK; translated from the coding sequence ATGTTACTTTCCAAGTCATTGCAGGCAGCAACAGCTGCCGCACTTTTATTTGCAGCGCCTGTTTTTGCGCAGCAACCAGATATCGCTGATCAAACAGTTGATACAGCAAAAATGCTCAGGGATGCTGCCCTCAAAGATGATACAGCTTATAACTTGCTGGAATCACTCACGACAGAAATTGGCCCTCGCCTTGCCGGCAGCCCTAAAGAACAAGAAGCGATTGATTGGGCTATCGCTAAATTTAAAAAACTAGGCTTTGATAAAGTTTATACTGAACCAGTAATGGTGCCTTACTGGGAACGCCTTTCTGAACACGCCGAAGTACTGGCTCCATTTACACAGCCACTTCACATCACCGCACTTGGTAAATCTGTTGGAACACCTGAAGGTGGCGTAACGGCAGAAATCGCACACTTCAAAACCTTTGAAGACCTTCAAAAAGCAGATGCAAGCGATATTAAAGGCAAAATCGTCTTTATTTCCAACCGAATGGAACGTCATATTGATGGCGCCGGCTACGGCCCTGCTGTTCGTGCGCGTGGTGCAGGTGCGGTTGAAGCCTCCAAAAAGGGTGCGTTGGCCATTGTGATCCGCTCTATCGGCACAGATAGCCACCGCCTGCCCCATACTGGTGGCGTGAACTACGTTGAAGGCGTGAAGCCAATTGCTGCGGCAGCTCTTTCCAATCCAGATGCAGACCTTATGGAACGGATACTAACACGCGGGAAACCAATCACGCTCAAACTTGATATTCAGGTTAAGCACCACGGCGAGGTGGAAATGGCGAACGTGATTGGTGAAATTACTGGCCGTGAACAACCAGAAGATATCGTGCTCATCGGCGGACACCTTGACAGCTGGGATCTAGGTACAGGCGCGGTTGATGACGGTGCAGGTGTTGCTATTACCATGGCTACAGCTGATCTTATTAACCGCCTTGCACCACAGCGCCCCCGCAAAACAATCCGCGTTGTATTGTTTGCCGCCGAGGAAATTGGTCTCGTTGGCGCACGTCAATATGCCAAAGTTCATGGTGATGATGCCGGAAAACACCACCAAATTGGTGCAGAGTCAGATTTCGGTGCTGGCCCAATTTGGGCACTGGCTTCGAATGTAAATCGCGATTCTACTTTCGTGGTTGATAAAATGGCTCAGCTTATGCGCCCTCTTGGCGTTCTTCGCCACGAACGTAAATCAAGTGGTGGTCCAGACGTAGGCCAAATGGGCCGTGCAGGCATGCCAACCCTTGATCTGATGCAAGACGGTACTGACTATTTTGATCTGCACCACACCGCAGACGACACACTTGATAAAGTGAAACCTGAACACATGCGGAAGAATGTGGCTGCGTGGGCTGTATTCACTTATATCGCCGCTGAATGGCCGGGCGAATTCAAATAA
- the trmFO gene encoding methylenetetrahydrofolate--tRNA-(uracil(54)-C(5))-methyltransferase (FADH(2)-oxidizing) TrmFO, with product MDPIHIIGGGLAGSEAAWQIAEQGVPVILHEMRGVKKTDAHHTDGLAEMVCSNSFRSDDYENNAVGLLHEEMRRMNSLIMAAAERNKVPAGSALAVDRDAFSEDVTKTLEAHPLVTIEREEIAGLPPKEWDNVIVATGPLTSPALSEAVLELCGEDGLAFFDAIAPIVYKDSINFDKAWYQSRYDKGDGADYINLPMSKEQYDEFITDLNEGEKTDFKEWEEKTPYFEGCMPIEVMAERGPETLRFGPMKPVGLQSPHTDEPHHAVVQLRQDNKLGTLYNIVGFQTKLKYGEQQRIFRKIPGLEDAKFARLGGLHRNTFINSPLVLDGLMRMKADTRLRFAGQMTGVEGYVESAAMGLICGRFAATERKGGTPIAPPETTAFGALINHITGGADAKTFQPMNVNFGLFPPFEHRVKKKERKPAMSKRALEDLASWMENL from the coding sequence ATGGATCCTATTCATATCATTGGTGGTGGCCTCGCAGGCTCGGAAGCAGCATGGCAAATCGCGGAACAAGGTGTTCCTGTAATCTTGCACGAAATGCGCGGTGTTAAGAAAACAGATGCTCACCATACAGATGGTCTCGCGGAAATGGTTTGTTCCAATTCTTTCCGTTCTGATGATTATGAAAATAATGCCGTGGGCCTGCTGCACGAAGAAATGCGTCGGATGAATTCACTCATCATGGCAGCGGCAGAGCGCAACAAAGTGCCAGCGGGTTCAGCCCTTGCGGTTGACCGTGACGCTTTCTCTGAAGATGTAACTAAAACGCTGGAAGCACACCCGCTTGTAACCATTGAGCGTGAAGAGATCGCTGGCCTACCGCCTAAAGAGTGGGACAACGTGATTGTGGCAACAGGCCCCTTAACCTCACCTGCTCTCTCTGAAGCCGTTCTTGAACTATGCGGTGAAGACGGCCTTGCTTTCTTTGATGCGATTGCACCGATCGTATATAAAGACAGCATTAACTTTGATAAAGCATGGTACCAAAGCCGCTATGATAAAGGCGATGGCGCTGACTACATCAACCTGCCAATGAGCAAAGAACAGTATGATGAGTTCATCACTGATCTAAATGAAGGTGAAAAAACAGACTTTAAAGAATGGGAAGAAAAAACTCCTTACTTTGAAGGCTGTATGCCAATTGAAGTAATGGCAGAGCGCGGTCCTGAAACACTTCGTTTTGGTCCAATGAAGCCCGTTGGCCTTCAAAGCCCTCATACAGATGAGCCACACCATGCTGTTGTGCAGCTCCGTCAGGATAACAAACTCGGCACGCTTTATAATATTGTTGGTTTCCAAACCAAACTTAAGTACGGTGAACAACAGCGTATTTTCCGCAAAATTCCAGGTCTTGAGGATGCCAAATTCGCTCGCCTTGGCGGCCTTCACCGCAACACTTTCATCAACAGCCCATTGGTGCTTGATGGCTTGATGCGCATGAAAGCAGATACACGCTTAAGATTCGCTGGCCAGATGACAGGGGTCGAAGGTTATGTTGAAAGCGCAGCTATGGGTCTTATTTGTGGTCGCTTCGCCGCAACAGAACGCAAAGGTGGTACACCTATTGCGCCACCAGAAACTACAGCCTTTGGTGCCCTTATTAATCACATCACAGGCGGCGCTGACGCTAAAACATTCCAACCAATGAATGTGAACTTCGGCCTATTCCCTCCGTTTGAACACAGAGTGAAGAAAAAGGAACGTAAACCAGCCATGAGCAAACGCGCTCTTGAAGATTTAGCAAGCTGGATGGAAAATCTTTAG
- a CDS encoding DUF924 family protein gives MRAEDVLYFWFTENGPKQWWQKSEAFDAIIRRKFIDTYELAILGGLSEWRETDRGRLAEIIVIDQFARNMFRDTPRAFIADPIALVLSQEAVLRGVGEGWSAEMKQFLYMPYMHSEEPKIHEEAVELFSAPGLEDNLDFELRHKVIVDRFGRYPHRNAILGRENTEEELEFLKQPGSRF, from the coding sequence ATGCGCGCTGAAGATGTTTTATATTTTTGGTTTACGGAAAATGGGCCAAAACAATGGTGGCAAAAATCTGAGGCTTTTGATGCCATTATTCGCCGGAAATTTATAGATACTTATGAACTAGCTATTTTGGGCGGCTTATCTGAATGGCGAGAGACAGATCGCGGCAGGTTAGCTGAAATCATTGTGATTGATCAGTTTGCGCGAAATATGTTCCGCGATACCCCTCGCGCTTTTATTGCCGATCCGATTGCTCTTGTACTGTCACAAGAGGCTGTACTGCGGGGTGTGGGCGAGGGTTGGTCAGCGGAGATGAAGCAATTCCTTTACATGCCTTATATGCATAGTGAAGAACCAAAGATACATGAAGAAGCAGTAGAGTTGTTCAGCGCGCCCGGGCTTGAAGATAACCTAGATTTTGAACTTAGGCATAAGGTGATTGTTGATAGATTTGGCCGTTATCCTCACAGAAATGCAATTCTGGGCAGAGAGAATACTGAGGAAGAGCTTGAGTTTTTAAAACAACCGGGAAGCCGCTTTTAA
- a CDS encoding ABC transporter substrate-binding protein — MSSTLIAPKSNISLLHLKTLLSSIGLFSLFCFTTSPSLAQEKETLLVASRINTPPFVFGEFKGGIDMEILAAIEERSNLQFEYVHLPRKRMVAPFEGTNLDGYLIQPKNTNTDGCVTDWYIQHLAHVVTLKEKRLKIENVNDLANLKIISFDGASKYLSHAFRKATRNNPNYVESYHQQSHIEILYKGRFDAIVSDSLVIKYHQKNHFDRTGEYHAMESHNILDPVQISARFKNPEHCKQFNSALKEIKANGVYDQILYKYEHDVLEITQTPSR; from the coding sequence ATGTCTTCAACTTTAATTGCACCAAAAAGCAATATTTCACTACTTCATTTGAAGACTTTGCTCTCAAGCATAGGCTTATTTTCTTTATTCTGCTTTACAACCAGCCCTTCTCTTGCGCAAGAGAAAGAAACTCTTCTTGTTGCCAGCCGTATAAACACGCCGCCTTTTGTTTTTGGTGAGTTTAAGGGTGGCATTGATATGGAAATCCTCGCCGCAATAGAGGAACGCAGCAACCTTCAATTTGAGTATGTTCACCTTCCCCGTAAGCGAATGGTAGCACCTTTTGAAGGCACCAATCTGGATGGATATTTAATTCAACCGAAGAACACGAACACAGATGGCTGCGTAACAGATTGGTATATTCAGCATTTAGCGCATGTAGTTACTTTAAAAGAAAAGCGTCTGAAGATCGAAAATGTCAATGATCTTGCCAATCTAAAGATCATATCCTTTGATGGTGCTTCAAAGTATCTATCTCACGCCTTCCGGAAGGCTACAAGAAACAACCCCAACTACGTTGAATCCTACCATCAACAATCGCACATCGAAATTTTATACAAGGGCCGGTTTGATGCCATTGTCAGCGACAGCCTGGTTATCAAATATCACCAGAAAAACCATTTTGATCGCACTGGCGAATATCACGCAATGGAATCTCATAACATTCTGGATCCGGTCCAGATTTCAGCTCGCTTCAAAAACCCTGAACACTGCAAGCAGTTCAACAGCGCATTGAAAGAAATCAAAGCAAACGGCGTTTACGATCAGATATTATATAAATACGAACATGATGTATTAGAGATCACTCAAACGCCATCACGTTAA
- a CDS encoding ABC transporter substrate-binding protein, protein MALNIKNNKFNRLFSNKIKSLTLMGLAVASVQTQANDTLKIATRHDLPPYVYERADHGIEIDLIRKIAKIANLDVEFVQMPRIRMIQSFDAQQMDGILTQNPKASKVGCATEWYLKHQNFAFTLNDRELSISGLDDLKSIRLVSFDGATQYLGPRYKNTVLQNPAYTEAADQSTHIALLYKGRFDAVVGDEWILKLAQRRYYETTGNYMKMQQHEILPASYYIARFHDQAICDAFNTALKNIRENGTYRQIVSTYYDTISMAGILNSPNQKIVVP, encoded by the coding sequence ATGGCCCTGAACATAAAAAACAATAAGTTCAATCGACTATTTTCCAATAAGATCAAGTCCCTAACACTTATGGGACTAGCTGTTGCATCCGTTCAAACACAAGCGAATGACACACTAAAAATCGCAACCCGCCACGATCTACCCCCTTATGTTTATGAACGCGCCGACCATGGGATTGAAATTGATCTCATAAGAAAAATTGCGAAAATTGCCAACCTTGATGTTGAGTTTGTACAAATGCCGCGTATCAGAATGATCCAGTCATTCGACGCTCAACAAATGGATGGTATCCTTACTCAGAACCCCAAAGCTTCCAAAGTTGGTTGCGCAACTGAATGGTACCTAAAACATCAAAACTTTGCTTTCACACTGAATGATAGAGAGCTAAGCATCAGTGGACTGGATGATTTAAAATCTATCCGGCTTGTATCATTTGATGGAGCAACCCAATACCTAGGCCCTCGGTACAAAAATACCGTTTTACAAAACCCAGCCTATACCGAAGCAGCTGATCAAAGCACACACATAGCACTTCTCTACAAAGGCAGATTTGATGCCGTGGTTGGAGACGAATGGATTTTAAAACTAGCCCAGCGCAGATATTATGAAACAACGGGTAATTATATGAAAATGCAGCAGCACGAAATTCTGCCTGCTTCATACTATATCGCTCGCTTCCATGATCAGGCCATTTGTGATGCCTTTAATACTGCTTTAAAAAATATCAGGGAAAACGGTACATACCGCCAAATTGTAAGCACATATTACGATACCATCTCAATGGCTGGAATATTAAATAGCCCAAATCAAAAGATAGTGGTACCGTAA